Part of the Plasmodium malariae genome assembly, contig: PmUG01_00_16, whole genome shotgun sequence genome is shown below.
tttgaagatatatataataaatttatacataattgcTTAAATTTATTGGATACATCAGCATATACCtggaatatttaataaacaagtgcacacaaaaaatatttataatttttgtgtGGATTTGTATGTTGTAACATTTCTGAATCTGTATTTTAAGGTATTTTTTTAGCAcaattaaatatgtttttatatataatatggtGTTTAATTAGAttgacataaaaaatatatatttatgatttaAAATTGATATGTAACGAAtagttcatataattttattgagtcataatttatacattaaatataaaacaatttttttttttatttcatgtgATACTATTctaaaatgattatttattgacttaatttaaataagacCTTTATTAATTTGAAATTCAAAGTAAATATTGCTCTTCtctgtaaataataaagcaaaattaatgtattttctttaattaatgtataaatattttttattttttacttaaaactaatattaatatttataataccaaatatattttaaatgaatatatcatagaatttttattcattgtAAAAACCATTTTATGAGTCCTTTAGATTATTTTCTATAGTATAAAGGAGaaagcatacatatatataataaataaatatgcttATTAAAcatcaattttttataattgtataCTAACTTATGCATGTCAtgtctttattattaaatgaagaataattcacatttattattttattatagtgCTTAATTTTGGTATTAATAGATTCttacaaaaatgaattatatatatattatatttcatttatatatatgattaaaccatatatttattttaattttacataattagGATATTAATTTGGTGAATTAAATAtggtaatatattaatattaatatatataattctttttttttcttataattgtgatattttatatatgtaaatatatctGTAAAAAGCTAAGTAATTATTGGAATTaatggaaataaatataaattttctaaaatcatataaatgtgtggatatttttttatatatacttattatacatatatatatataattataattattaaagacttatattattttaaaaatgtgttaAAATATACGTAGTTTTTATGGATAATTACTAAttagtttatatatgtaaatattaattttataataaaataaaatgaaaagaaaagctattatttttatatatataattcataaaaacaaaacgtttttttttggttaatttattttttactagatatatttaaaaaattattctatttttctttgtaaGCTTCAATTAAATAAGcttaatgtatattattttgcaaGTAACTCTTttgcaatatatattatgattaaATATCAATTACGTAATGtcattcttttatatttaaatggaaatgataatataaaattaatatatgttttatctATCATAAAAACGCTTTAAAAGTTAATGTGGTGtacatgaaataaaataatcatatatattatcttgTAAAAGAATACATAGGACCTAgggaaaataagaaaagtatacatatataaaactatGTAGGGATaatgaaaacatatttaGTTAGTAATCTTATAAATAGTacacatttaattttttaataatttaaagtattattatatattattaaaatatattgccCTAGgaaaatactatatatatatggagaATTTTATTgcaacatatttttttttttactactagtagtaatatatatttgcttaaattaatttttaattattaaccGCTATATAATTATCTAATAAGTgttaatacaatataatataaaataattttcttgtaacaagaaatttttatgttatataaaggtactattttttcatatttttttttaagaatgtctattatataatgtattattataaaatattatttgccatttttctaaatttttctaTTGACAAATTAACAGATcttttatattcaaaaatgtttttttatcctccttatttatatcttatatTTGGACGATCTATTACTTTTGTAAAACTTTAATCCTATTAATATTTGTGAAATTATAGAATTATCTAAAATGGTTTTATactaactttatttttacctttgtttttattaatattactactattttaaagatatattattatttatctaaatatatgtatatttagctttttaaagaaaaaaattatggtatttataaatttttaaacttttcattaaataactaTACTTTTCAGTCGGATGTAGATACAACttataatattgtaaaatcATTATACAAAAATCTGTAGATGACTTGTGTAGtacttttaaaaacatatataaattaataacattttttataactataaatttaattttattaatatataatagttaataatagtaaaataataagtatttttttataaatgtatagtaatatacattttatataataaacaaatcATCGTATTCTTCATATTCCTTTTGTGTAATGtttaatatcataattaatttaatttcgCTATGAAAGGAAACTTCTCtaaaaatgtgtataaaATTGAAGTTACTATTTTTCaacattgtaaaaattactaGTTAGTTTCTGAGTAtttattagtatatttttttttcatgttatacttttatttgcttaaattaaaagtatttatagctgattaaataatttttaattttgtcataaattatataatttacttaatatgttttttttttttttatgaaaaaagattaataaaaagaatttatatacttttaatattaaataaatattttaaatattttaagagTACATATTTTggatttatttaaattattttattattttttctttttttttttttacatattataacaaaaaattatgtataattaaagTATTGCAAACTCATTttctatacattttattacatattttattatatgagcTACAATTTGTTTATAGataataaatgtaacaaggttttaatcatattttcattgtaaataaaataatttgaatattttttcagtAAATTCAGAAATTATATCATGTATAAtgcaaaaatttaaataataaggaaaaatttatacataagcATAAGCTTATATTTACTAATGAACGAATCCAGAGAGTATGAGGCATTTATgataagcaaaataaaaaaaataaaaaaacgagaatttaataaaataaagctcctattaaataaaagatttatgaatgaaatattttacagACATGTTATTaagtttaaaatttttttattcctattattgtaattattcCCCAAATATGGTTAGCTGAtaatcattaattttataaaagaaaataaattttttacaatgtGAGAAATCTTAAGAATGCAAATACTTATGTAAGAGTAATTTActcctttttataaatatagattaataataataaatatcataattaaaattataacagcTAAGCGTaatctgtatatatatataactgtttgaataaatgaataatatataattagatATGTTATGAAAGTATCAAAGAGATACAtcataataaaatggaaCTCTAAtgattaatttaaaaatattactattggggataaataataattttagtgatgaaatataaaaatgtttacttattctattatataagtaaaaaaataaaattacaaaatataaaactaataaaaattaatatattaatgttttagaaaaattatatattcaatgAAGTAATTGTAATAATCAAAGTTAATGcagttttccttttttagtAGTACGatgcaaaatataaagaatagtttaataaatataattataattgcgtaaatttattaatgccgaaaaatggtaataaactttttataatgaaaggaagtaataaatgtaatatatatttttattactaacATATTTAAGGAATTTATTCCATTACAAGATTTCTTTTGAAAACTACCgattatacaaaaatgatcttattttcaatttatgttaaatacatttatatcaatatttttaaatgtcatggaataatgaaaagataAGGGTaatctaaataaatatatcattaaataataaaatatatgtaacaggatattatttccttaaaactgataaatataattataatagtataataactattatttatttacctttataaaaatatcaatgAATAACCTttaatataagtaataatatgatcttacatatattaatatttttacttaaaattttatgaaaaaaaatttaacaattgagctttacaaaattaaaaaaacataatatttcgATCACGTAATATAGAGAAGTATTCAAGTTAAATAGTATAGATCAGAGAAATAAGTCTTTATACATTGAGTTAAATGCATATTAAATAActttgtattaatttttaatactaatatgctgaaattttttctattaagtattctattaatatttaaatatataaaattttctgaATAACATTACATGAATTTGcatttaattcatattttcctaattttaaaatttaaaatgatattataagTAATTAAACTATAAGAGggatatattaagaaaatgcaaccgtatatatgtgtacatagtAGTTGAATATGTTAGGtaagaattttttacattaataattaaaaaacaatttaatcaataatatatttacaaatacgTTAAATGATACAATTGCATCTATTTCTacatgaaatattttatgtacatatatattcgacaaaacattaaatttattatttgtaattataaTGTGTCATTTTTATGtcagaaaaattttaaatattattattctttttttattgttctgTAGTATTATCTGTTTTTCTGGTTTtatcaaatatttaaatgttacacttatataaatattattatatcattataatttatactttataaaaattttaaataaattcttaGTAAATAATAGgttttcatattttagaatttttaataaaaactataataatattatatatttttatatagaatatataaataaatattctttaaaatatattttgtccTCCTATTTAGAATATTCCAAGATTGAAGGgacattttaaaatgtcCAGTTTACTACAGGTTAATAACTTCTTAAATTgtgatttttatatattaaatggaATATCAGTTTTCTTATGAActacattaataaaattgttctgcgaaataagttttttttaagtacaaaaaaaaattagtttttttttttattaattctaaGGGAAGTTTTATAGAATCATTACCATCAAAAGTATATTATAGAACAAATTTTGTGTCAAAAAACAATTACTGCAACGCGTTTGAGGATAAGGGTGGATTTAAGGACGGAATAtctaaattaaataattatgaaaacgTTAAAAGTATTCAAGATAAGCTTACGAAGGCTTTATGTTATGTAGCTTTTACTGCTGAAGGCGATGAGTGTAAAGAACAATGCCGTTTTTTGTACTATTGGTTAGGCAATGaactattattaaataaaatagatgaAAATTCCTTTTCAAAAGTTATTGGAATGCTTAGTGAAATTTCAAATGCTCTTTGTGAGCGTTATAAATgcaaatgtaatttttttaaaaatgttactAAGGAgaattttgcaaaaatgaaGATTGTAAATGATTATTGTAAAGATCACGACAATATTGAGCACACTctgaaattttatattaataaatgtgataataaatttaatgattATCTTCTTAAAGTCACTAGTGCATATGAGGAAGTGTATAATTGTGCAAATACAAAACCTGAACCATATTGTAAGGAACTTAAAAACCATGTTCCTAGttgttttgaaaaaaagttATCTCATTTGAAATGTGAAACAAATCAAGTGTCCGCAGAAGACCTACGTACAAGTCAATATAACACTACTATTTTGGACCCgaaatatgtaattaatgTATCTGCTTTTAGTTCATCTCAAATTTTTCTGTTCTTTGTTCTACCCATTGTCGGCATTTTCTTCATTGGCTTCCTACTATATAaagtaattattaatattatttataaaattaaatatcttaatttacttccatttttatttgtttaatagataaacaaatataaagtaacgataaaataattattatataatcatCTTGTATATATCTTTTGAATAATAGTTTACTCCAGTTGTATCATTGATACATACTAAagtattaaagaaaaaatcaaTTAGACGTAATTTGGATGAAATGGATATACTAGAATTAACAGAATACACGAATGAACAAAGAAAATCAAATTTAGGTAAAAAACAACTAAATGTAGCATATCATGCCGCATGAGTAATCTTTTACGAAAAGTATATATCAAGtttatattaagaataataattttaacaagaatatttgttaatatattctcctattagaaaagaaataaaaaaaaagaaaaaaaatacataaattagaACGTCTATATCATTAGAcagaaaattatgatatagaaactgatattataatttactgtaaataagaatacattattgatatattatcattgtaaaaaaagttattaaataaaatatatagagaattaaaattaataaaaaaaggagtgCTAAATTCGAAATTTCCATGTTTTTcgttcttttaatttatgtattattagttaaaatgcaattaaaaatgaattaaaatatttggatTATTGgagtttattaaaattaaatattttttatatatagtagtATAGTTGAAACTCACAAATTAAAGTAGCAAAAGCCATAAAAGGAATAGTTAATTCTTTGGAATAGTACATTGTaaataattgttattatGACAAGATGAATGTGCACTGTATAATAGAGGTCATATATAATGGATCagtaaaacaataaatagtatacaataaaataaatgattatatgtattataaattCTGAAATATATGCTAATTTTGGAAATAGCACATTCtgttaaattaaatgaaataactttttatatgaatatgcaaaaataagTTTTTCTTTAGCTCTTAATATAGATAACACAAATTTACatggtaaaaataataaatataatttgtttattttttattatgaataattcTATAAATAAAAGCTACATCTACctaatattctttatatttttacattaaagaaaaatgttatacaaaaataaaaaaaatcatggtaataaaaatttcataagacatcacaaaaaaaagagatttCAGCATTTTCATTGATAAAAATGGTATTCCTAAACATAACATTATAGAAATATCTACTGAATGCAATTATCTGTAATTAATGaagtttttttcatttattatatataaaataatgataaacaaaaagttatattaaataaaaataattagaaatattgtttcatttttgtatttttatattatatagatattgttacttaaaaatatattatatattgttaaaaaatgaatatataaggaAACATATTtggttaatatatatataatatattattaaatttattgaagtaaaattaaaagaaaaagcattatattatagagaataatatatattagcgctattataaaagaatagaataatttaatCAAATCAATGATCCCATTAAACTACTATGGatgagagaaaaaaaaagtattacaattattttacaataaaattcaaaattgttgaactttgaaatatatattatcatagGAAATATATACTGTAAAATTAGGATATTAGTAATGTGTAAggtttaaaaaatgaaaaaagtatattatacaaaaattgaattatatatataaataaaataaattaagctttatataaattatgtaataaaaatagaagaataactgaaaaattttcattatatatacaccttAGATCtacaatttctttttttcttttataatttagttTTTACAAAAGTAATTTTCCTAGGAAAACTGCTAtacattatcattatattattaaaataatacatttaataaataatatttttataactacCTAATACGCTAAATGAATCAAAGAATAAGGAATATAAacttacaaatataaatattactgttttcgaaattatatttaataaaacatcaaatttattttatttatattagttgTACAAGAGTtactatttaataaattatttcagGAGTATTCATGTATAAATCATGAATGCCTTATTTCAATGtcgttaatatttaaaagaaaaatattcatacataaaaaaatttcctgagttttagtaaattttttgtatataaaattttgtatttttaaactgtattattttataatgtaaattcttccatataaaattatgcatttattAATGCTATAAACTTCATTATAtcttcattaaaatattaagttcTATTTGGAGTAAATgacttaattatataaaaataataaatgtcttttaatttatatacgaTCTTTTTACgtgatatttatttttcttataagtGGTATTCTTAAACtcaaataaacataaagGATTAAGgccaatattttttttggtaattGTGCGATTTgcgtatataaaaatgcataccttagaatataaaacagcttaaatatttaatttgtttttgcaaatatataGCTGGAGCTAGAATAAttaaggtatatatatagataaatgaAAGTAAAAAGGTTCACTACATtacaaaaaaacattttaatatatatcttagtactttttcatttttgtgttACTATTAAATGTTACAATACTTTAagtaattatattctttttagtAAAATCTATACTTGtgtgtataaaataattttagtttatgtttcaaaatattggtaagaaatttcaaatatattagtataaacataatatttagctataatatatataagagatcattaattttgaataataaagtatataacaaataaattaaatgattcatacattaatgataatataagtGAAGTTAATAAATTGTTGATTTAGTTTagttttacaaaaattattagaatttctatgaaaaattaaattgaaaaccaaaaatatataattaatttgatatttttaacatgtattataccaaaaaaaaaagcatgtGTTACGATTAGTAAAACAAGG
Proteins encoded:
- the PmUG01_00035600 gene encoding PIR protein: MSSLLQGSFIESLPSKVYYRTNFVSKNNYCNAFEDKGGFKDGISKLNNYENVKSIQDKLTKALCYVAFTAEGDECKEQCRFLYYWLGNELLLNKIDENSFSKVIGMLSEISNALCERYKCKCNFFKNVTKENFAKMKIVNDYCKDHDNIEHTLKFYINKCDNKFNDYLLKVTSAYEEVYNCANTKPEPYCKELKNHVPSCFEKKLSHLKCETNQVSAEDLRTSQYNTTILDPKYVINVSAFSSSQIFLFFVLPIVGIFFIGFLLYKFTPVVSLIHTKVLKKKSIRRNLDEMDILELTEYTNEQRKSNLGKKQLNVAYHAA